From one Lycium barbarum isolate Lr01 chromosome 6, ASM1917538v2, whole genome shotgun sequence genomic stretch:
- the LOC132599221 gene encoding protein DETOXIFICATION 46, chloroplastic-like isoform X1, producing MNIQTLTCESHIPIKNPKFNPNFHVDFSSTRLRTYRVTQLTRKCNHRKRIITACVNPSQEIPVKLENLNLNSCNSEEKDEEQVEEVTVREEITVVNSNGKGEFSGNESIWAQMVEIVKFSGPAVGLWLCGPLMSLIDTAVIGQGSSIELAALGPGTVFCDNTSYAFMFLSIATSNLVATALARQDKDEVQHQISILLFIGLACGVVMFSFTRMFGAWGITAFTGAKNTEIINAANTYVQIRGLAWPAMLVGWVAQSASLGMKDSWGPLKALAVATAINGIGDIVLCRIFGYGIAGAAWATMVSQVVAAYMMIQALNNKGYNGFALSVPSVNALLQIFMLAAPVFLTMMSKVAFYSLLVYYATSMGTHSAAAHQVMLQLFCLFAVWAEPLSQTAQSFMPELLYGVNRNLSKARMLLKSLLIIGASNGLLLGSAGVSISWFFPKLFSPDPLVIQEMHKVLLPMFLALWVSPCVHSLEGTLLAARDLKFISGSMASVFGMASLLVILFSSKGFGLAGCWFALVAFQWTRFSIALWRLTLADGILYLEDSIHDELEKLKVA from the exons ATGAATATTCAAACCCTAACTTGTGAATCTCACATTCCGATAAAAAACCCTAAATTCAATCCGAATTTCCATGTTGATTTCTCTTCAACCCGACTGCGAACATATCGGGTTACACAATTGACCCGAAAATGCAATCACCGCAAGCGAATAATCACTGCTTGCGTAAACCCTAGCCAAGAGATTCCAGTAAAACTAGAAAACTTGAATTTGAATTCATGTAATAGCGAagaaaaagatgaagaacaagtaGAAGAGGTAACCGTTAGAGAAGAAATTACAGTGGTGAATTCTAATGGTAAAGGTGAATTTTCTGGAAATGAAAGCATTTGGGCACAAATGGTGgagattgttaagttttcagggccGGCAGTTGGGTTGTGGTTATGTGGGCCTTTAATGAGTCTCATTGACACTGCTGTTATTGGTCAAGGAAGTTCCATTGAACTTGCAGCTTTAG GTCCTGGAACAGTGTTTTGTGATAACACAAGCTATGCTTTTATGTTCCTTTCAATTGCAACTTCAAATTTAGTTGCTACGGCACTTGCCAGGCAG GATAAAGATGAAGTGCAACATCAGATATCTATATTGCTCTTCATTGGGTTGGCCTGTGGTGTTGTGATGTTTAGCTTTACAAGAATGTTTGGTGCTTGGGGAATTACTG CTTTCACGGGGGCAAAGAATACGGAAATAATAAATGCAGCAAATACTTATGTCCAG ATTCGAGGCTTGGCATGGCCTGCCATGCTTGTTGGTTGGGTTGCCCAAAGTGCAAG TTTAGGCATGAAAGACTCATGGGGACCTTTAAAGGCTTTGGCAGTTGCCACTGCTATTAATGGCATTGGCGACATAGTCCTATGCAGAATCTTTGGATATGGTATTGCTGGAGCAGCTTGGGCAACAATGGTGTCCCAA GTTGTTGCAGCTTATATGATGATTCAAGCCCTGAACAATAAAGGGTATAATGGTTTTGCCTTATCTGTCCCATCAGTGAATGCACTTCTACAAATTTTCATGCTTGCAGCACCTGTGTTCCTAACAATGATGTCAAAG GTGGCATTCTACTCTTTACTTGTCTACTATGCTACATCAATGGGCACACACTCTGCTGCTGCACATCAG GTCATGCTACAACTATTCTGCTTATTTGCAGTATGGGCTGAGCCTCTCTCTCAAACAGCACAGTCATTTATGCCTGAGTTGTTGTATGGAGTGAACCGGAACTTGTCGAAG GCCCGAATGCTGCTGAAGTCCCTTTTGATCATTGGAGCATCAAATGGATTACTACTGGGATCTGCGGGAGTGTCAATATCATGGTTTTTCCCCAAATTATTTTCACCTGATCCTTTGGTCATACAAGAG ATGCACAAAGTACTGCTCCCGATGTTTCTAGCTCTCTGGGTGTCGCCGTGTGTTCATAGTCTTGAAGGAACCTTGTTG GCTGCAAGAGACTTAAAATTTATTAGCGGATCAATGGCCTCAGTATTCGGTATGGCGTCGCTTCTCGTCATA CTCTTTAGCAGTAAAGGATTTGGTTTGGCAGGATGCTGGTTTGCGCTAGTAGCATTCCAATGG ACACGATTTTCGATAGCTCTATGGCGGCTCACTTTGGCGGATGGCATACTTTATTTGGAAGACTCAATTCATGATGAGTTAGAAAAGTTGAAAGTTGCGTAG
- the LOC132599221 gene encoding protein DETOXIFICATION 46, chloroplastic-like isoform X2, protein MNIQTLTCESHIPIKNPKFNPNFHVDFSSTRLRTYRVTQLTRKCNHRKRIITACVNPSQEIPVKLENLNLNSCNSEEKDEEQVEEVTVREEITVVNSNGKGEFSGNESIWAQMVEIVKFSGPAVGLWLCGPLMSLIDTAVIGQGSSIELAALGPGTVFCDNTSYAFMFLSIATSNLVATALARQDKDEVQHQISILLFIGLACGVVMFSFTRMFGAWGITAFTGAKNTEIINAANTYVQIRGLAWPAMLVGWVAQSASLGMKDSWGPLKALAVATAINGIGDIVLCRIFGYGIAGAAWATMVSQVVAAYMMIQALNNKGYNGFALSVPSVNALLQIFMLAAPVFLTMMSKVAFYSLLVYYATSMGTHSAAAHQVMLQLFCLFAVWAEPLSQTAQSFMPELLYGVNRNLSKARMLLKSLLIIGASNGLLLGSAGVSISWFFPKLFSPDPLVIQEMHKVLLPMFLALWVSPCVHSLEGTLLAARDLKFISGSMASVFGMASLLVILFSSKGFGLAGCWFALVAFQWVKSRDRFSSL, encoded by the exons ATGAATATTCAAACCCTAACTTGTGAATCTCACATTCCGATAAAAAACCCTAAATTCAATCCGAATTTCCATGTTGATTTCTCTTCAACCCGACTGCGAACATATCGGGTTACACAATTGACCCGAAAATGCAATCACCGCAAGCGAATAATCACTGCTTGCGTAAACCCTAGCCAAGAGATTCCAGTAAAACTAGAAAACTTGAATTTGAATTCATGTAATAGCGAagaaaaagatgaagaacaagtaGAAGAGGTAACCGTTAGAGAAGAAATTACAGTGGTGAATTCTAATGGTAAAGGTGAATTTTCTGGAAATGAAAGCATTTGGGCACAAATGGTGgagattgttaagttttcagggccGGCAGTTGGGTTGTGGTTATGTGGGCCTTTAATGAGTCTCATTGACACTGCTGTTATTGGTCAAGGAAGTTCCATTGAACTTGCAGCTTTAG GTCCTGGAACAGTGTTTTGTGATAACACAAGCTATGCTTTTATGTTCCTTTCAATTGCAACTTCAAATTTAGTTGCTACGGCACTTGCCAGGCAG GATAAAGATGAAGTGCAACATCAGATATCTATATTGCTCTTCATTGGGTTGGCCTGTGGTGTTGTGATGTTTAGCTTTACAAGAATGTTTGGTGCTTGGGGAATTACTG CTTTCACGGGGGCAAAGAATACGGAAATAATAAATGCAGCAAATACTTATGTCCAG ATTCGAGGCTTGGCATGGCCTGCCATGCTTGTTGGTTGGGTTGCCCAAAGTGCAAG TTTAGGCATGAAAGACTCATGGGGACCTTTAAAGGCTTTGGCAGTTGCCACTGCTATTAATGGCATTGGCGACATAGTCCTATGCAGAATCTTTGGATATGGTATTGCTGGAGCAGCTTGGGCAACAATGGTGTCCCAA GTTGTTGCAGCTTATATGATGATTCAAGCCCTGAACAATAAAGGGTATAATGGTTTTGCCTTATCTGTCCCATCAGTGAATGCACTTCTACAAATTTTCATGCTTGCAGCACCTGTGTTCCTAACAATGATGTCAAAG GTGGCATTCTACTCTTTACTTGTCTACTATGCTACATCAATGGGCACACACTCTGCTGCTGCACATCAG GTCATGCTACAACTATTCTGCTTATTTGCAGTATGGGCTGAGCCTCTCTCTCAAACAGCACAGTCATTTATGCCTGAGTTGTTGTATGGAGTGAACCGGAACTTGTCGAAG GCCCGAATGCTGCTGAAGTCCCTTTTGATCATTGGAGCATCAAATGGATTACTACTGGGATCTGCGGGAGTGTCAATATCATGGTTTTTCCCCAAATTATTTTCACCTGATCCTTTGGTCATACAAGAG ATGCACAAAGTACTGCTCCCGATGTTTCTAGCTCTCTGGGTGTCGCCGTGTGTTCATAGTCTTGAAGGAACCTTGTTG GCTGCAAGAGACTTAAAATTTATTAGCGGATCAATGGCCTCAGTATTCGGTATGGCGTCGCTTCTCGTCATA CTCTTTAGCAGTAAAGGATTTGGTTTGGCAGGATGCTGGTTTGCGCTAGTAGCATTCCAATGGGTAAAGAGCCGGGACAGATTTTCTAGTCTTTG A